In a single window of the Limnohabitans sp. 2KL-27 genome:
- the aliB gene encoding cyclohexanecarboxyl-CoA dehydrogenase, whose translation MNPNPYITEDLQALAQTVRRFADEKIKPGFLERDKTREFDRALLREMGELGFICPEVPEEFGGMGMGCVAAGVVHEEISRADLSFSYLNLLASLNSQILYKYGNPEVVRPWLDKIREGRAICAIALTEPRGGSDAANLRLRVERDGDFYVINGEKTSISAADQADITVVFGRTGKPEDGAHGVTALLVPMDTPGLTTSRFDCHGQRSIGRGSIFFENVRIPVSHRLGDENKGFVQVMHGFDYSRSLIGLQCLAVARAALDETWEYITQRQAFGQPLSAFQGVTHPLAQYDTEVEGARLVCLQGLWLKDQGLPHSAEAGMAKWWGPKLAYDVIHQCLLCFGHGGYDRGLMEQRLRDVLGFQIGDGTAQIMKTIIARTRAGRKNVPA comes from the coding sequence ATGAATCCCAATCCTTACATCACCGAAGATCTTCAGGCTCTGGCACAGACGGTGCGCCGCTTTGCCGATGAAAAAATCAAACCCGGTTTTTTGGAGCGCGATAAGACACGCGAGTTTGACCGCGCCTTGCTGCGTGAAATGGGCGAATTGGGCTTTATTTGTCCTGAAGTCCCAGAGGAATTTGGCGGTATGGGCATGGGATGTGTGGCTGCTGGCGTTGTGCACGAAGAAATCTCAAGGGCAGACCTTAGCTTTTCATATCTGAACCTTCTGGCCTCGCTCAACAGCCAAATTCTTTACAAGTACGGAAACCCCGAAGTTGTGCGCCCTTGGCTTGACAAGATCCGCGAGGGTCGAGCGATCTGCGCCATCGCTTTGACCGAGCCACGCGGTGGTTCGGATGCAGCAAATCTGCGCCTGCGCGTGGAGCGTGACGGTGACTTTTACGTCATCAATGGCGAGAAAACTTCCATCTCAGCTGCCGACCAGGCCGACATCACTGTTGTCTTTGGCCGCACAGGTAAGCCCGAAGACGGCGCACACGGTGTTACTGCGCTGCTGGTGCCAATGGACACGCCCGGCTTAACCACCAGTCGCTTTGACTGCCATGGCCAGCGTTCGATCGGTCGAGGCTCTATCTTCTTTGAGAACGTTCGAATTCCCGTCAGTCACCGTTTAGGTGACGAGAACAAAGGCTTTGTGCAAGTCATGCACGGCTTTGATTACTCACGCTCTCTGATTGGCCTGCAATGCCTGGCCGTAGCGCGTGCGGCACTGGACGAAACCTGGGAATACATCACGCAGCGCCAAGCCTTCGGCCAGCCACTGTCGGCTTTCCAAGGTGTCACTCACCCGTTGGCTCAATATGACACGGAAGTAGAAGGGGCACGCTTGGTTTGCCTTCAAGGCCTCTGGCTCAAAGATCAAGGCCTACCTCATTCAGCCGAGGCCGGCATGGCCAAGTGGTGGGGTCCGAAGCTGGCCTATGACGTCATACACCAGTGCCTACTGTGCTTTGGGCACGGCGGATATGACAGGGGCCTGATGGAGCAGCGCCTTCGCGATGTGCTGGGCTTCCAAATCGGTGACGGTACAGCGCAGATCATGAAAACCATCATCGCGCGTACCCGCGCTGGTCGCAAAAACGTGCCAGCCTGA